One window of Camelina sativa cultivar DH55 chromosome 4, Cs, whole genome shotgun sequence genomic DNA carries:
- the LOC104781499 gene encoding probable methyltransferase PMT22 encodes MNVIPVAGEDTLSTIFDRGLIGIYHDWCESFNTYPRSYDLLHSSFLLTNLSQRCELMEVVVEIDRIVRPGGYLVVQDTVEMLKKLNPILLSLRWSTNVYRGKYLVGVKSSWRP; translated from the exons ATGAATGTGATTCCTGTGGCTGGTGAAGACACCTTATCAACAATTTTCGATAGAGGTTTGATCGGGATATACCATGATTGGTGTGAGTCGTTCAATACATACCCTAGATCATATGATCTCTTGCACTCTAGTTTCCTTCTCACTAATCTTTCTCAAAG GTGTGAGTTGATGGAGGTGGTAGTGGAAATAGACAGAATAGTAAGACCAGGAGGGTATCTTGTGGTGCAAGACACAGTTGAAATGTTGAAGAAGCTAAATCCTATTCTTTTATCTCTCCGATGGTCAACGAATGTGTACAGAGGCAAATACCTTGTTGGCGTCAAGTCTTCGTGGCGTCCGTGA